CTGTCGGCAAGGTGACGGTCGCGCCGCTGGCCCCGGGTGAGATCCTGCTCTCCTCCCACCTCGCGAACGCGGAGAGCAAGGTGTCGCTCGCCTACCACGTGCCCAAGGGCAAGCGGGCGATCACCGTGCCGATCGACGAGGTGACGGGCGTGGCGGGGTTCGTCCAGCCGGGCGACCACGTGGACCTGGTGGCCGTCTTCGGCACGAAGGACGCGCAGCCGGGCGTCCCGGCGCGGGCGCAGCTTCTCTTGCAGGACGTGCCGGTCCTGGCCGTGGGCCAGCGGCAGGACGCGCCGGCGGACGCCTCGACGGGCGACCTGAACGGCTACACGAGCCTGACGCTCGCGGTGGCTCCTGCGGATGCCCTGCGCATCTCCCTCGCGGCGAGCGAGGCGTCGTCGATGCGCGCCGTGCTGCGGCC
This region of Clostridia bacterium genomic DNA includes:
- the cpaB gene encoding Flp pilus assembly protein CpaB, with amino-acid sequence MKRAAILKYLFLPTLVGLIATWLVYQYVAPRAGAEAVKTVNIVVAQQAVPPRTALTRAMLAVKPFPKDYLPRGAVTSVDSAVGKVTVAPLAPGEILLSSHLANAESKVSLAYHVPKGKRAITVPIDEVTGVAGFVQPGDHVDLVAVFGTKDAQPGVPARAQLLLQDVPVLAVGQRQDAPADASTGDLNGYTSLTLAVAPADALRISLAASEASSMRAVLRPAVAEPPVKTVVVTDADLNP